In one window of Nitrospiraceae bacterium DNA:
- a CDS encoding glycosyltransferase family 4 protein, producing MKITIAAWHLKNQNVGIGRYCRELIDALGRVDRTNEYRILIPSPTHPFQARPNFEYRIVRFPFFRRRFWEQVAPWLSGGFDLLHFPYDSCVVWKRGRFVTTIHDIKPLLFPELRSKTNLTSRFEAWLIGDRWKKIDQVITISEHSRKDILARFPLRPDQVSVTPMGFDSTRFKLAGGQAEGKPSVLCVAGSDPTKNVGCLVDAFGRLSQDVRGGVDLVLAGDVCKRADIRAAVERAGLESQTRLVGVVSDTELIQLYQAATIFCFPSLYEGFGLPVLEAMACGIPVVCSNTSSLPEVVGDSALTFDPRKPEQLTAALEDLLTSPARRTDLRERGLARAGAFTWDRTAVETVAAYRRALER from the coding sequence ATGAAGATCACGATTGCCGCCTGGCACCTCAAGAATCAAAACGTCGGGATCGGACGGTATTGCCGGGAGCTGATCGATGCGCTCGGCCGTGTCGATCGGACGAACGAGTATCGGATTCTCATTCCGTCGCCGACCCATCCGTTCCAGGCGAGACCGAACTTCGAGTATCGAATCGTGCGGTTTCCCTTCTTCCGACGCCGGTTCTGGGAGCAGGTGGCGCCCTGGCTCAGCGGCGGATTCGATCTGCTGCACTTTCCCTACGATTCCTGCGTGGTTTGGAAGCGAGGGCGATTCGTCACTACAATCCACGACATCAAGCCGCTCCTCTTTCCTGAACTTCGCTCGAAAACAAACCTAACCAGCCGCTTCGAGGCCTGGCTGATTGGGGATCGCTGGAAGAAGATCGACCAAGTCATCACGATTTCGGAACATTCGCGGAAGGACATTCTCGCGCGGTTCCCGTTGCGCCCTGATCAGGTGTCCGTCACGCCGATGGGATTTGACTCGACCAGATTCAAGCTGGCCGGTGGGCAGGCGGAGGGAAAGCCGTCCGTGTTGTGTGTCGCCGGGTCCGATCCCACGAAGAATGTGGGGTGTTTGGTTGACGCATTCGGCCGATTGTCCCAGGACGTACGCGGCGGAGTCGACCTGGTCCTGGCCGGGGATGTGTGCAAGCGTGCGGACATTCGGGCGGCGGTTGAACGGGCCGGCCTGGAATCGCAGACGAGACTTGTGGGCGTGGTGTCGGATACGGAGTTGATTCAGCTCTATCAGGCCGCCACGATCTTTTGTTTTCCGTCGCTGTATGAAGGATTCGGATTGCCGGTGCTGGAGGCAATGGCCTGCGGAATTCCGGTGGTCTGCTCCAACACGTCGTCGCTCCCTGAAGTGGTGGGCGACAGCGCGCTGACCTTCGATCCACGGAAGCCGGAACAGTTGACGGCCGCCCTGGAGGACCTGCTGACATCGCCTGCTCGACGCACTGACCTGCGGGAGCGTGGCCTTGCGCGGGCAGGCGCGTTTACCTGGGACCGGACGGCGGTGGAAACCGTGGCCGCCTACCGGCGAGCATTGGAACGGTGA
- the asnB gene encoding asparagine synthase (glutamine-hydrolyzing): MCGIVGLLSLDVPEPEDTIHRMVQAIRYRGPDDAGVWRDPASGIALGHARLSILDLSPNGHQPMRSASGRYVIVYNGEIYNFAELRKDLETAGHRFRGHSDTEVLLAGIERWGLEPTLVRCNGMFALALWDREAKALMLARDRMGEKPLYYGWMGKQFLFGSELKALRAHPRFNRSVDRSALTLLLRHNCIPGPYSIYEGIAKLPPAHWVTLSRPTMSPGTMPPSRAYWSLNSGVERGLGHPFQGSEAEAVEELDHRLRRSVRNRMVADVPVGAFLSGGIDSSAVVALMQAESTQPVRTFSIGYQEPEYNEAPYAQEVARHLGTEHTELYVTPEQALAVIPRLPTLYDEPFADASQVPTTLVAELARQHVTVALSGDGGDELFGGYNRYFWGRTLRHRIGWIPSAARPWGARAIRMISPQGWDRWFQRFAGLLPSVQVPGEKLYKLAQTLDVGDLDQLYFGFVSHWKDPEEIVIGGKEPVTLLTDRTRWPTLPDFTMRMMYLDSVTYLPDDLLVKVDRATMAVGLEARIPFLDHELVEFAWRLPLSLKIRTGDMGKYLLRRMLARYVPPPLFERPKMGFGVPLDSWLRGPLREWAEDLLDEGRLRREGYFHPAPIREKWIQHLSGAANWQYHLWDVLMFQAWLPR, encoded by the coding sequence ATGTGCGGCATTGTCGGCCTTCTCAGCCTGGATGTACCGGAACCCGAAGACACCATCCATCGGATGGTGCAGGCGATTCGCTATCGGGGGCCGGACGATGCAGGTGTCTGGCGCGATCCGGCCAGCGGGATTGCCCTGGGACATGCCAGGCTCTCGATCCTGGATCTCTCGCCCAACGGCCATCAACCCATGCGCTCTGCGTCGGGTCGCTATGTCATTGTCTACAACGGCGAGATCTACAATTTTGCCGAGCTGAGAAAAGACCTCGAAACGGCAGGGCATCGCTTTCGAGGCCATTCCGACACCGAGGTCCTTCTGGCTGGTATCGAGCGGTGGGGACTGGAGCCGACCCTCGTTCGGTGCAACGGTATGTTTGCGCTGGCGCTGTGGGACCGCGAGGCGAAGGCCTTGATGCTCGCCAGGGACCGGATGGGGGAGAAGCCGCTCTATTACGGCTGGATGGGGAAGCAGTTTCTGTTCGGATCGGAGTTGAAGGCCCTCCGAGCCCATCCGCGCTTCAATCGATCCGTGGACCGTTCTGCCCTGACGCTCCTGCTCCGCCACAACTGTATCCCCGGACCGTATTCCATCTATGAAGGCATCGCAAAGCTTCCGCCTGCGCATTGGGTGACACTTTCGCGGCCCACGATGAGTCCGGGAACGATGCCGCCATCCCGTGCCTATTGGTCGCTGAACAGCGGTGTCGAGCGCGGGCTTGGCCATCCATTCCAGGGCAGCGAAGCCGAGGCCGTCGAGGAATTAGACCATCGGCTTCGACGCTCCGTCCGGAACCGGATGGTGGCGGATGTGCCGGTGGGGGCTTTCTTGTCCGGCGGCATTGATTCCTCGGCGGTTGTGGCGTTGATGCAGGCAGAGAGCACCCAGCCGGTTCGTACCTTTTCCATCGGCTATCAGGAACCCGAGTACAACGAAGCGCCCTACGCACAAGAGGTGGCCCGTCATCTGGGAACCGAACACACCGAATTGTACGTGACGCCGGAACAGGCCCTGGCCGTCATTCCCCGGCTGCCGACTCTGTACGACGAGCCGTTCGCGGACGCATCCCAGGTGCCGACGACGCTGGTCGCGGAACTGGCACGGCAGCACGTTACGGTGGCGCTGTCGGGCGATGGGGGGGATGAACTGTTCGGCGGGTACAACCGGTATTTCTGGGGACGGACACTCAGGCACCGCATTGGATGGATTCCGTCGGCCGCCCGCCCGTGGGGGGCCCGCGCAATCAGAATGATCTCGCCGCAAGGGTGGGATCGATGGTTCCAACGATTTGCCGGCCTGTTGCCCTCTGTACAGGTGCCGGGGGAGAAGCTGTACAAACTGGCCCAGACATTGGACGTCGGCGATCTGGATCAGCTGTATTTCGGGTTTGTGTCCCATTGGAAGGATCCGGAGGAGATCGTGATCGGCGGAAAGGAGCCTGTCACGCTGCTGACTGACCGTACCCGCTGGCCGACCTTGCCTGATTTCACGATGCGGATGATGTATCTCGATTCGGTTACCTACCTCCCGGACGATCTGCTGGTGAAGGTGGATCGGGCCACGATGGCGGTGGGCTTGGAGGCGAGGATTCCCTTTCTCGACCACGAATTGGTGGAATTCGCCTGGCGCCTCCCGCTCTCCCTCAAAATCCGCACCGGCGATATGGGGAAATATCTGCTGCGACGGATGCTGGCTCGCTATGTTCCGCCGCCGCTCTTCGAACGGCCGAAGATGGGGTTTGGGGTGCCGTTGGATTCCTGGCTGCGCGGCCCCTTGCGGGAGTGGGCCGAGGACTTGCTCGACGAGGGCCGGTTGCGGCGCGAAGGCTACTTCCATCCCGCTCCGATCAGGGAAAAGTGGATTCAGCATCTGTCCGGTGCCGCCAATTGGCAGTATCACCTCTGGGACGTGCTGATGTTCCAGGCCTGGCTGCCGCGGTAG
- a CDS encoding glycosyltransferase family 1 protein: MKVLYLTDAGQDYLADQIYDGLCAVIGREGVIDFPRKPIYHSEPPEGTLSSRPCELALDEQASFIREGAIDLVIVSSPRQGAVKACRDLAGCVALPPVVLLDGEDDRRIRQDLARVIHAGLYFKRELPLSSVSTGHEQRRAQAGEGLAPLEGRVQPLPFSVTSAELEPLPDLARDVDVSFVGRASHRKRVRAVRLLREARDIRFEGGIYAESTDRASKLTDSWFGMMAAKLRGDPPGQGSITKFGREGYRALLARSKTALSVRGGGFDTLRYWEIAASKIPLISEVPDILIPHNLEHGVHAIFCRPDLGDLVEWVRRLRDDEGERNRLAHAAYHHVLAHHTSARRATYMLDLCRKML, from the coding sequence ATGAAGGTGCTGTACCTCACGGATGCGGGGCAGGATTATCTCGCCGACCAAATCTATGATGGTCTGTGCGCCGTCATTGGCCGGGAGGGTGTGATCGACTTTCCCCGGAAGCCTATCTATCACTCGGAACCGCCCGAGGGAACATTATCCAGCCGTCCGTGTGAGCTGGCATTGGACGAACAGGCGAGCTTCATTCGCGAAGGGGCCATAGATTTGGTCATCGTGTCTTCTCCGCGGCAGGGTGCCGTCAAAGCTTGCCGGGATCTTGCCGGTTGCGTGGCCCTGCCCCCGGTTGTGTTGCTGGATGGAGAGGATGACCGGCGGATCAGGCAAGACTTGGCTCGGGTGATTCATGCCGGCCTCTATTTCAAGCGAGAACTTCCGTTGAGCAGTGTATCAACCGGTCACGAGCAACGGAGGGCTCAAGCGGGCGAAGGGTTGGCGCCGCTGGAAGGGCGTGTGCAGCCGTTGCCGTTTTCGGTGACGTCTGCCGAGCTTGAACCGCTTCCCGACCTGGCCCGCGATGTCGACGTGTCGTTCGTAGGCCGCGCCTCCCATAGAAAGCGGGTCCGTGCCGTCAGGCTCCTGCGCGAGGCTCGCGACATCCGGTTCGAAGGGGGTATTTATGCCGAATCGACGGATCGGGCCTCCAAACTGACCGATTCCTGGTTCGGCATGATGGCCGCCAAGTTGCGAGGCGATCCTCCGGGGCAGGGATCAATCACGAAGTTCGGACGTGAGGGCTATCGCGCACTGTTGGCCCGGTCTAAGACGGCCCTCTCTGTCCGAGGGGGCGGATTCGACACCCTGCGCTACTGGGAGATTGCGGCTTCGAAAATTCCGCTGATCTCGGAGGTGCCGGATATCCTCATTCCTCACAACCTCGAACATGGCGTGCATGCGATCTTCTGCCGTCCTGACCTCGGAGATCTGGTGGAATGGGTTCGGCGCCTTCGCGACGATGAAGGGGAACGCAACCGGCTGGCCCACGCCGCCTATCACCATGTGCTTGCCCACCATACGTCGGCCCGGCGAGCCACATACATGCTGGATTTGTGTCGGAAAATGCTTTAG
- a CDS encoding glycosyltransferase family 4 protein gives MRIGIDASSIVGDKGGVGWHTHHLLQNLLLLPDELRYIGYVRPGVLRDGRPAGWASSDKIEWMEVPRWLMRWRGAWDRLDLYHGPNFKMHTTGRCGGVVTIHDLWLVRHPEYSPKVFGQAASTQRARDTARRARAVVTVSEFSAREIEALYGVSRERIVVIHNGVSEDFAPVRDEALCADVRRRLELPQAGFLLFVGGADPRKNHRGFLQAVARCRDKLKGRAVVLVGDPEHAMGSYRKTANEFGLESLVCCPGRMNRDDLRVLYTLADVFVFPSLYEGFGMPVLEAMACGAPTITSSTTALPEVAGDAALLVNPEDPEALGQAIVAVLADEGLRDDLRRRGAARPTHFTWHDAAVRTSALYRTLCS, from the coding sequence ATGCGGATCGGCATCGATGCGTCCTCGATTGTCGGCGATAAGGGTGGGGTGGGTTGGCACACGCACCACCTTCTGCAGAATCTGCTGCTCTTGCCGGATGAACTGCGCTATATCGGGTACGTGCGGCCCGGGGTTCTCCGTGATGGTCGGCCGGCAGGGTGGGCGAGCTCGGACAAGATCGAATGGATGGAAGTGCCGCGTTGGCTGATGCGCTGGCGTGGAGCATGGGATCGGCTCGATCTGTATCACGGCCCCAATTTCAAAATGCATACGACCGGCCGCTGCGGTGGCGTGGTCACGATCCATGACCTATGGCTGGTGCGGCATCCGGAATACTCCCCAAAGGTGTTCGGGCAGGCGGCCTCCACCCAGCGGGCTCGGGATACGGCACGGCGGGCACGGGCGGTCGTGACGGTTTCGGAGTTCTCCGCGCGTGAGATCGAGGCCTTGTACGGGGTTTCGCGCGAACGGATCGTGGTGATTCACAACGGCGTGTCCGAAGACTTTGCGCCTGTGCGGGATGAAGCGCTGTGCGCCGACGTACGACGCAGGCTGGAACTCCCGCAAGCGGGGTTTCTCCTGTTCGTGGGGGGGGCCGACCCACGGAAGAACCATCGCGGCTTTCTTCAGGCCGTCGCCCGTTGTCGAGACAAGTTGAAGGGGCGGGCGGTCGTCTTGGTCGGTGATCCGGAGCATGCCATGGGGAGCTATCGCAAGACGGCGAACGAGTTCGGGCTCGAGTCGCTCGTGTGTTGCCCCGGCAGAATGAATCGGGATGATCTCCGTGTGCTCTACACCTTGGCGGATGTGTTCGTCTTTCCGTCGCTGTATGAAGGCTTCGGGATGCCGGTACTCGAGGCGATGGCTTGCGGGGCCCCGACCATTACGTCTTCGACAACCGCGCTGCCGGAAGTGGCGGGAGACGCCGCGTTGTTGGTGAACCCGGAAGACCCCGAGGCATTGGGGCAGGCGATCGTGGCGGTATTGGCGGACGAGGGGCTGCGTGACGACCTTCGCCGACGCGGGGCCGCACGCCCCACGCATTTTACCTGGCACGATGCCGCGGTCCGAACCAGTGCGTTGTACCGGACCCTGTGCTCCTGA
- a CDS encoding glycosyltransferase family 2 protein: MPMTVAAVIIAKNEESNIRACLDSVAWADERIVVDAESTDRTVAIAEQVGARVFVRAWPGYGPQKNFGMDQASADWILIVDADERVTDSLQREIQTLLATRPADDVGGYEIPRKNFFYGKWIEGGGIYPDYQLRLFRKSSGRYDDVRLHEHLTVDGRIVRLHEPFVHFSMPTIGHHVRKMMWYTTLGADEKLKHARAISAWAIAAHHVGTIFKTYVMRGGYRDGVHGIIVAMFAGLHTFVKYAKAWERLQANREAGRLPASQVRLEGRGGT; the protein is encoded by the coding sequence ATGCCCATGACCGTGGCCGCGGTGATCATTGCCAAGAACGAGGAGTCGAACATCCGAGCCTGTCTCGACTCGGTCGCCTGGGCGGACGAGCGTATCGTCGTCGATGCTGAAAGCACCGATCGGACCGTGGCGATTGCGGAGCAGGTGGGCGCCCGCGTCTTTGTCAGGGCCTGGCCCGGGTACGGACCGCAGAAGAATTTCGGCATGGATCAGGCTTCTGCCGACTGGATCCTGATCGTCGACGCCGACGAGCGGGTGACTGATTCCCTGCAGCGCGAGATTCAGACATTGCTGGCGACCAGACCGGCCGACGACGTCGGCGGGTACGAGATCCCCCGAAAAAACTTCTTTTATGGGAAGTGGATCGAAGGCGGGGGGATCTACCCGGACTATCAGCTACGTCTGTTTCGGAAATCTTCCGGCCGCTATGACGACGTGCGCCTGCACGAACATCTGACGGTTGACGGGCGAATCGTCCGGCTGCATGAACCGTTCGTGCATTTCAGCATGCCCACCATCGGGCACCATGTCAGAAAAATGATGTGGTACACGACGCTGGGCGCGGACGAGAAACTCAAACATGCCCGCGCGATCTCAGCCTGGGCGATCGCCGCCCACCACGTGGGGACGATCTTCAAGACGTATGTGATGCGGGGCGGGTATCGCGACGGGGTTCATGGAATTATCGTCGCGATGTTTGCTGGGCTGCACACGTTCGTGAAGTATGCGAAGGCTTGGGAGCGGCTGCAGGCAAACCGTGAGGCAGGCAGGCTTCCGGCAAGTCAGGTCCGGTTGGAAGGCAGAGGGGGCACGTAA
- the rfaQ gene encoding putative lipopolysaccharide heptosyltransferase III codes for MSFQNILVIKLRHIGDVLLSTPVLHEIRQAYPSARLTILLNRGTEAVLANNPDLDHVLFVQKGPLAAQIEFLRQLRARQFDCVIDLTDGDRSAMLSLVTGAPVRVGFNGEHRWRGLLYSSVAKPRPADSHRVEYDLCSLREIGLDPKPGQPRVYPSSSDEAVVEEWLRTSEAVRDRAVPMVLLQPGARYSLKVWPQERYAQVADHLAERYGFRVLLGGDDRERPVAEAVAREARSASVVVAGRFTLLQFAALLKRCVLFVGNDGGAMHIAAAVGTPVVALFGPTYPQRWGPRGGATEILYKGLDCRACFHPTCLRGDDSCLRQIGVGEVCAAADRLLGRRPGRLGPAEGGSENNAAPSQGVSNSSDPSIG; via the coding sequence ATGTCATTTCAGAACATCCTGGTCATCAAATTGCGGCATATCGGAGACGTGCTGCTGTCGACTCCTGTCCTTCACGAGATACGCCAAGCCTATCCCTCCGCTCGATTGACGATCTTGCTCAATCGGGGAACAGAGGCGGTGCTGGCCAACAATCCGGATTTGGACCACGTGCTCTTCGTCCAGAAGGGGCCGCTCGCGGCGCAGATCGAATTCTTGCGCCAGCTTCGGGCGCGGCAATTCGATTGTGTCATCGACCTGACGGACGGTGATCGGTCCGCCATGCTGAGCCTCGTGACCGGGGCGCCGGTGCGAGTCGGGTTCAACGGAGAACATCGTTGGCGCGGGCTGCTTTACAGCTCCGTTGCGAAACCTCGGCCGGCAGATTCCCACCGCGTCGAGTACGATCTCTGTTCGCTGAGGGAGATCGGTCTCGATCCCAAGCCGGGGCAGCCCCGCGTGTATCCATCGTCGTCCGATGAAGCTGTGGTTGAGGAGTGGCTACGCACCAGCGAAGCGGTTCGAGATCGTGCGGTGCCGATGGTGTTGTTGCAGCCAGGCGCCCGATACTCACTCAAGGTGTGGCCGCAGGAGCGTTATGCGCAAGTGGCCGATCATTTGGCGGAGCGGTATGGATTTCGCGTATTGTTGGGCGGGGATGATCGGGAGCGTCCGGTGGCGGAGGCCGTCGCGCGCGAGGCCCGCTCGGCTTCGGTGGTTGTGGCGGGACGGTTTACGCTGCTTCAGTTTGCCGCCTTGCTGAAGCGATGCGTGCTGTTCGTCGGCAACGATGGGGGCGCGATGCACATTGCTGCCGCGGTGGGAACACCGGTCGTCGCGTTGTTCGGACCGACCTATCCCCAACGATGGGGGCCGCGCGGCGGTGCGACGGAGATTTTGTATAAGGGCCTGGATTGCCGTGCCTGCTTTCATCCGACCTGCCTGCGGGGCGATGACAGTTGTCTGAGACAGATCGGGGTGGGAGAGGTTTGCGCGGCGGCGGACAGGCTGTTGGGGCGAAGACCGGGGCGATTGGGACCGGCCGAAGGAGGGAGCGAGAACAACGCGGCTCCCTCCCAAGGTGTTTCGAATAGCTCCGACCCGAGCATCGGATGA
- a CDS encoding glycosyltransferase family 2 protein yields the protein MVSNVNGPKVSVVVIAFNDEPNMRACLESVRWADELIVVDSHSTDATATISREFTEKVYQHAFHGFGRLRNEAIAHATHDWIFSLDTDERSTPELRDEIRRVLDEGPKADAYFVPRKNYFLGRWIRHCGWYPDYRQPQLFRKSRLRYRQELVHESFDCDGPVGYLTQPALQYPFRDIDHYLRKQDRYSDLMSRRLKEQGRRFSTHQLISHPLGAFAKMYLQRQGFRDGVPGLILSGLYAYYTFLKYAKFWELCREQS from the coding sequence ATGGTCTCTAACGTGAACGGGCCGAAAGTGTCGGTCGTGGTGATCGCGTTCAACGACGAGCCCAACATGCGGGCTTGCCTGGAATCCGTGCGCTGGGCGGACGAACTCATCGTCGTGGACTCGCACAGCACCGACGCGACCGCGACCATCAGTCGCGAGTTTACCGAGAAGGTCTACCAACATGCCTTCCACGGGTTTGGGCGGCTGCGAAACGAGGCGATCGCCCACGCGACGCACGACTGGATATTCAGCCTCGATACGGATGAACGCTCGACGCCGGAGCTGCGCGATGAGATTCGGCGGGTATTGGACGAGGGGCCCAAGGCCGACGCCTATTTCGTCCCGCGGAAGAATTATTTTCTGGGGCGGTGGATCAGGCATTGCGGATGGTATCCGGACTATCGCCAGCCCCAACTCTTTCGAAAGAGCCGGCTGCGCTATCGGCAGGAACTGGTGCATGAGAGCTTCGATTGCGACGGGCCGGTGGGGTACTTGACCCAGCCGGCGCTCCAATATCCCTTTCGGGATATCGACCATTACCTGAGAAAGCAGGATCGATATTCGGATTTGATGTCGCGTCGGCTGAAGGAACAGGGGCGTCGGTTTTCCACGCACCAGCTCATCAGTCATCCGCTCGGTGCGTTCGCCAAAATGTATCTGCAGCGACAGGGATTTCGCGACGGCGTGCCGGGATTGATTCTCTCCGGCCTCTATGCCTATTACACGTTTTTAAAATACGCCAAATTCTGGGAACTATGCCGGGAGCAGTCATAG
- the lhgO gene encoding L-2-hydroxyglutarate oxidase, protein MAGETSDFVIAGAGVIGVAIARELRRRHRASVTVIEKEPTAGFHASGRNSGVLHAGVYYKAGTLKATLCVEGNRRLRAYCQDKSIQLNAYGKVIVARTESELPALKELYARSQANGVRVDLVDQQALKEIEPCAKTVQHALYVRDTAVVNPQRVMEAMVLDAQNEGVQFRFGCAWQGRDRDGAVRTSQGILSHGHFVNCGGLFADRIAHVYGVGLHYQILPFRGQFYRLRPESKLQVRGNIYPVPDLRNPFLGVHFTRRPEGEVTIGPSALPLLGREQYRGLGGATLHDGLTMLKYLIRLFGRNRDHFRSIALTEMVKLTRGGFYREAEALGVGFEMADLLPGKEPGIRAQLIDTRTADLLSDFVIEPGPRSTHVLNAVSPAFTSSLPFAEHVVGMMKLG, encoded by the coding sequence ATGGCGGGAGAGACGAGTGATTTTGTGATCGCCGGTGCCGGCGTGATCGGTGTGGCCATCGCCCGTGAACTGCGTCGCCGGCATCGCGCTTCCGTGACTGTGATCGAAAAGGAGCCGACTGCAGGCTTCCACGCAAGCGGGCGCAACAGCGGCGTCCTCCATGCCGGTGTGTACTATAAGGCCGGCACGCTGAAGGCGACGCTGTGCGTGGAAGGCAATCGACGCCTGCGGGCCTACTGCCAGGACAAATCGATCCAGCTCAACGCCTACGGTAAAGTCATCGTCGCGAGGACCGAATCTGAACTGCCGGCGCTGAAGGAGTTGTATGCGCGTTCGCAAGCCAACGGCGTCCGCGTGGACTTGGTCGATCAGCAGGCGCTGAAGGAAATTGAGCCTTGCGCGAAAACCGTGCAGCATGCGCTGTACGTCAGGGATACGGCGGTGGTGAATCCCCAGCGGGTCATGGAAGCTATGGTGCTCGATGCGCAGAACGAGGGCGTCCAGTTCCGTTTTGGCTGTGCCTGGCAGGGACGTGATAGGGACGGGGCTGTTCGGACTTCCCAAGGCATCCTGTCCCACGGCCACTTCGTCAACTGCGGCGGGCTCTTTGCCGATCGCATCGCGCATGTCTACGGCGTCGGTCTTCACTATCAGATCCTTCCTTTCCGGGGGCAGTTCTATCGCCTACGGCCGGAGTCAAAACTTCAAGTGCGAGGGAATATTTATCCGGTCCCTGATTTGCGTAACCCATTCCTCGGCGTGCACTTTACGCGGAGACCGGAAGGCGAGGTGACGATCGGTCCCTCGGCGCTGCCCTTGCTGGGACGAGAGCAATACCGCGGACTCGGCGGCGCGACCCTACACGATGGACTCACCATGCTCAAGTATTTGATCCGGCTTTTCGGCCGCAACCGCGACCACTTCCGATCGATCGCGTTGACGGAAATGGTGAAGCTGACCAGGGGCGGTTTTTACCGCGAGGCCGAGGCGCTCGGCGTGGGGTTCGAAATGGCCGATCTGTTGCCGGGGAAGGAGCCGGGCATCCGCGCCCAACTGATCGATACCCGCACGGCCGATCTGCTGAGCGACTTCGTCATCGAGCCTGGCCCTCGATCAACCCATGTCCTCAATGCCGTCTCGCCGGCCTTTACCTCCTCGCTCCCCTTCGCCGAACACGTGGTCGGCATGATGAAGCTGGGATAG
- a CDS encoding glycosyltransferase family 2 protein — MTSVSLVIALYNQLGYTRQCIDSIKRHSPADVELILVDNGSTDGTADYLRTVDATTILNPTNLGCAKAWNQGIMASRGLVVGILNNDILVTPGWLEALLAFMDKEKLGIACPAAREGLLDYDLPEYAKTFTKACAEAVRRELYAPCMLIRREVFDRIGLFDEGFEYGGCEDTDFLWRTTAAGFLTAMTGSALIHHFSKVTQDAVARHETNQYWNHNMAHFTRKWGRTIRGNWFQRRWTDLRNKWVRRSELHRFGHTLVEKLPPSGRAPIGCS, encoded by the coding sequence GTGACATCAGTCAGTTTGGTCATCGCTCTTTACAATCAACTGGGCTACACGCGGCAATGCATCGATTCGATCAAGCGACATTCGCCCGCGGATGTCGAACTCATTTTGGTCGACAACGGCTCGACCGACGGGACTGCCGACTACCTGCGTACCGTCGATGCCACGACCATTTTGAACCCGACCAACCTTGGATGCGCCAAAGCCTGGAATCAGGGAATCATGGCAAGCCGTGGGTTGGTGGTTGGGATTCTCAATAATGACATTCTGGTGACGCCGGGATGGTTGGAAGCGCTCCTGGCCTTCATGGATAAGGAAAAGTTGGGCATTGCCTGTCCCGCTGCGCGGGAGGGGTTGCTTGACTATGATCTGCCCGAATATGCCAAGACCTTCACCAAAGCCTGCGCGGAAGCGGTGAGGCGTGAGCTGTACGCGCCCTGCATGTTGATCCGGCGCGAGGTCTTCGACCGGATTGGACTCTTCGATGAAGGGTTCGAGTACGGCGGCTGCGAAGACACGGACTTTCTCTGGAGGACGACCGCCGCCGGCTTTTTGACGGCGATGACCGGCTCGGCGCTGATTCATCATTTTTCAAAAGTGACGCAGGACGCCGTGGCACGGCATGAAACCAATCAGTATTGGAATCACAACATGGCACACTTTACGCGCAAGTGGGGGCGGACCATCCGTGGAAATTGGTTTCAACGACGCTGGACCGATCTGAGGAACAAATGGGTCCGGCGATCAGAGCTGCATCGATTCGGCCATACGCTCGTTGAAAAGCTTCCGCCGTCAGGCAGAGCGCCGATCGGGTGCTCATGA